In Flavobacterium gelatinilyticum, a genomic segment contains:
- a CDS encoding peptidoglycan DD-metalloendopeptidase family protein, protein MAKVKYYYDSENLAYTKIKTRKRIKIGYALLFLLASALFGFLVFVLLINTPYFETPKDRLQAREIENLKLQYSILNKKLDEIDAVADALEDRDNNIYRIYFNKAEIPDSVRKAGFRNPERYKILEGYNNSQLVLNTTKRVDQLSKELAIQSKSLDEILKLASAKGNLLLAIPAIQPVRNENLKRVASGFGYRIDPFTKVRKMHNGMDFTASTGTPVYATGDGVIDRADNSASGFGNHVVIRHGFGYESLYAHLSKYNCRPGQRVKRGDVIGYVGSTGRSEGPHCHYEVHKDGKVVNPLNFYYGNISAAEYVVISQMANQENQSLD, encoded by the coding sequence ATGGCGAAAGTAAAATATTATTATGACTCAGAAAATCTGGCTTATACAAAAATAAAAACCAGAAAAAGAATAAAAATCGGTTATGCATTGTTGTTTTTGCTTGCTTCTGCCCTGTTCGGATTTTTAGTTTTTGTGCTTTTAATTAACACTCCTTATTTCGAAACTCCAAAAGACAGGCTTCAGGCACGTGAAATTGAAAACTTAAAACTGCAGTACTCGATTCTGAATAAAAAACTGGACGAAATCGACGCTGTTGCGGATGCCTTAGAAGACCGCGACAATAATATTTACCGAATTTATTTCAATAAAGCCGAAATTCCGGATTCGGTTAGAAAAGCAGGTTTCAGAAACCCGGAAAGATACAAGATTCTGGAAGGCTATAATAACTCGCAATTGGTATTGAATACCACGAAACGTGTAGATCAGCTTTCTAAAGAACTTGCGATTCAGTCAAAATCATTAGATGAAATTCTAAAACTCGCCAGTGCAAAAGGAAATTTATTACTGGCAATTCCTGCCATTCAGCCAGTCCGCAACGAAAATTTAAAACGGGTTGCGTCAGGTTTTGGATACAGAATTGACCCTTTCACGAAAGTGAGAAAAATGCACAACGGAATGGACTTTACAGCCAGTACAGGAACTCCCGTTTATGCAACGGGCGACGGTGTAATTGACAGGGCTGACAACTCGGCCTCCGGATTTGGAAACCATGTTGTCATCAGGCACGGTTTTGGATATGAGAGTCTGTATGCTCATTTAAGCAAATACAACTGCAGACCCGGACAGCGCGTAAAAAGAGGTGATGTTATTGGGTATGTAGGAAGTACCGGAAGATCTGAAGGGCCACACTGCCATTATGAAGTCCATAAAGACGGAAAAGTGGTCAATCCGCTTAATTTTTATTACGGTAATATTTCGGCGGCGGAATATGTTGTAATTTCACAAATGGCAAACCAGGAAAATCAGTCATTAGATTAA
- a CDS encoding MerR family transcriptional regulator gives MHIELSKDKRYYSIGEVAKAFNVNASLIRFWDSEFDILKPKKNAKGNRMFTPEDITNLQLIYHLVKERGFTLEGAKTHLKEGQKKTLDKFEIIRKLEAIKTQLNEIKNEL, from the coding sequence ATGCACATTGAGCTTTCAAAAGATAAAAGATATTACAGCATTGGCGAAGTTGCCAAAGCTTTTAATGTCAATGCATCATTGATACGTTTTTGGGACAGCGAATTTGATATCCTGAAACCAAAAAAGAATGCCAAAGGCAACAGAATGTTTACTCCCGAAGATATTACCAATCTGCAGCTGATTTATCATCTGGTTAAAGAAAGAGGTTTTACACTTGAAGGTGCCAAAACACACCTGAAAGAGGGACAAAAGAAAACGTTAGATAAATTCGAAATAATACGTAAATTAGAAGCTATCAAAACACAATTAAACGAAATCAAAAACGAATTGTAA
- a CDS encoding LemA family protein, translated as MKKWLIPVGIIVALIAIIAFWSIGIKNTALQHSQAVNKDWGNVQTAYQRRNDLIGNLVNTVKGAADFEKSTLTAVIEARAKATSVTIDPSNVTPEQLAQFNQAQSGVSSSLSRLLVSVEQYPTLKANENFLKLQDELASTENQILTARTRFNESVQVYNGYVLKIPNNWFLSEYKEKPYFEASTGADKPVEVKF; from the coding sequence ATGAAAAAGTGGTTAATCCCTGTAGGAATTATTGTAGCGCTTATCGCTATTATCGCATTTTGGTCGATTGGAATTAAAAATACTGCTTTACAACACAGTCAGGCTGTAAATAAGGATTGGGGAAATGTACAAACAGCTTACCAAAGACGTAATGATCTTATTGGGAATTTAGTAAACACTGTAAAAGGTGCTGCTGATTTTGAAAAATCAACTTTAACTGCTGTAATCGAGGCTCGTGCAAAAGCTACTTCGGTAACAATTGATCCAAGTAACGTAACTCCTGAACAATTAGCACAGTTTAATCAGGCACAAAGCGGTGTATCTTCGTCTTTATCAAGATTATTGGTTTCTGTTGAGCAATATCCAACATTAAAAGCAAATGAAAACTTCTTAAAATTGCAAGATGAATTAGCCAGTACTGAAAATCAGATTTTAACTGCCAGAACTCGTTTTAATGAATCTGTACAGGTTTACAACGGATATGTATTAAAAATCCCGAACAACTGGTTCTTAAGCGAATATAAAGAAAAACCATACTTCGAAGCTTCTACAGGTGCAGATAAACCGGTTGAAGTAAAATTCTAA
- a CDS encoding TPM domain-containing protein, with protein sequence MSKVEDFLTQEEEKEIVEAIRIAEENTSGEIRVHIEKTSSKAHFDRALEVFHHLRMDETRLQNGVLFYFAVEDKNFVICGDKGINDLVADDFWNCTKDVMTNHFKAGNFKQGIVDGILNAGEQLKKYFPSTEDDTNELSNEISKG encoded by the coding sequence ATGTCAAAAGTAGAAGATTTTTTAACCCAGGAAGAGGAGAAGGAAATTGTTGAAGCTATTCGCATAGCCGAAGAAAACACTTCCGGAGAAATTAGAGTTCATATAGAAAAAACATCTTCTAAAGCTCATTTTGACAGAGCTTTAGAAGTTTTTCACCATTTACGAATGGACGAAACCAGATTGCAGAACGGCGTGCTTTTCTATTTTGCAGTTGAGGACAAAAACTTTGTAATCTGCGGTGATAAAGGAATTAACGATCTTGTTGCAGATGATTTCTGGAACTGCACCAAAGATGTTATGACCAATCATTTTAAAGCCGGTAACTTTAAGCAGGGAATCGTTGATGGTATTTTAAATGCCGGTGAGCAATTAAAAAAATACTTCCCTTCAACAGAAGACGATACAAACGAACTATCTAACGAAATTTCAAAAGGATAA
- a CDS encoding TPM domain-containing protein — protein MKNSKNKIPNSNRIFQITLLFIALFISNTIFAQFEIPPKPSFQTSVYDYGKVLSASEKAQLEEKLIRYSDSTTTQIVVITIESLKGEDVSQLATKWGQTWGIGGTAQDDNGVIILLSKNDKKIAINPGYGLEDRLTAGIGGTIIRNIIIPEFKAGSFYNGLDKGTDAIIDVFKGKFKGERKQAKGKDFPILPFVIIVVIVLILLSRGRKGGGGNSGSNGGGPSLLDVIILSNLGRSGGGFGGFGGGSSGGGFGGGGGFGGGFGGGGFSGGGSSGSW, from the coding sequence ATGAAAAATTCCAAAAATAAAATCCCAAATTCCAATAGAATTTTTCAGATTACCCTTTTGTTTATCGCACTTTTTATCAGCAATACTATTTTTGCGCAATTTGAGATTCCACCCAAACCAAGTTTTCAAACATCTGTTTATGATTATGGAAAGGTTTTAAGTGCTTCAGAAAAAGCACAATTAGAAGAAAAACTTATCCGCTATTCCGATTCAACCACAACCCAGATTGTTGTAATTACCATCGAAAGCCTTAAAGGAGAAGATGTAAGCCAGTTAGCAACCAAATGGGGACAAACCTGGGGAATTGGAGGAACAGCCCAAGATGATAATGGTGTAATTATTCTTTTATCTAAAAATGACAAGAAAATTGCAATAAATCCCGGTTATGGACTTGAAGATCGTTTAACTGCAGGAATTGGCGGTACAATTATCAGAAATATCATTATCCCTGAATTTAAAGCAGGAAGTTTTTATAATGGCTTAGATAAAGGAACAGATGCCATAATTGATGTTTTTAAAGGAAAATTTAAAGGCGAACGCAAACAAGCCAAAGGAAAAGACTTCCCTATACTCCCATTTGTTATTATTGTCGTTATTGTTTTAATCTTACTTTCGCGAGGCAGAAAAGGCGGCGGCGGAAATTCCGGCAGCAATGGCGGCGGTCCAAGTCTTTTAGATGTTATTATCCTGAGTAATCTTGGAAGAAGCGGCGGTGGATTTGGAGGCTTCGGCGGCGGATCATCGGGAGGTGGTTTTGGCGGAGGCGGAGGCTTCGGCGGTGGATTTGGCGGAGGCGGATTCTCCGGAGGAGGTTCAAGCGGAAGCTGGTAA
- a CDS encoding RrF2 family transcriptional regulator, translating to MLSHKAKYALKALLYLAEQDENHISRTVEIAEGANIPKKFLEQILLDLKRGRFVSSKQGKFGGYYLIKSKNDITLAEIHRLFDGAIALLPCASLNFYEPCSDCKTEAECSLRHGLMLIRDKTLKAMEGITIASLVKK from the coding sequence ATGTTATCACATAAAGCAAAATACGCCCTGAAGGCCTTACTTTATTTAGCAGAACAAGACGAAAATCACATTTCCAGAACGGTGGAAATTGCTGAGGGTGCTAATATTCCTAAAAAGTTTTTAGAGCAGATTTTACTGGATCTAAAAAGAGGACGTTTTGTGAGCAGTAAGCAGGGAAAATTTGGCGGATATTATCTGATAAAATCAAAAAATGACATCACACTGGCAGAAATTCACCGATTATTTGATGGTGCAATTGCTCTTTTGCCATGTGCTTCCTTAAATTTTTACGAGCCTTGCTCTGATTGTAAAACTGAGGCTGAATGCAGTCTGCGCCACGGTTTAATGCTTATTAGAGACAAAACTTTAAAGGCGATGGAAGGCATTACTATAGCTTCATTAGTGAAGAAATAA
- a CDS encoding TonB-dependent receptor, translating to MKTSIQNIFTILFFLTFSLSFAQNIEGVITTNENIPLEAANVVIKGTTYSAVTDNSGKFVIDSRGRLPLTLLVQYVGYVTAEIEVTAIPVNPIQISLKEENELIEVVVSSRRRIEKVQDVPIAVSVITGKQAEQTGAFNVNRIKELVPSVQLYSSNPRNTGINIRSLGSPFGLTNDGIDPGVGFYVDGVYYARPAATTLDFIDVEQIEVLRGPQGSLFGKNTTSGAFNITTRKPSFTSGADFEVSYGNFAFLQAKASVTGALGKKVAGRLSFSGTQRDGLVDNVATGRATNTLNNQGIRGQLLWTPTENTNIILAGDITTQRPDGYAQVIAGVAPTQRAAYRQFDAIIADLNYQLPSRNAFDRKIDQDTPWRSGQDMGGVSFNVDTKIGGGTLTSTTAWRFWNWDPSNDRDFTGLQVLAKSQNPTRQTQITQEVRYAGQLTSKLSGVAGVFFIDQTSQTDGTEESGNAQWRFSQSSTSPLWKTPGLFEGYGIKTDARIRASSAAVFGQLDWAITNRLHVLPGLRYNFDKKDASYSRTTYGGLQTTDPALLALKKQVYSDQAFDSSTDNTDFSGNITLTFKASDKINAYGTFAKSYKPVGVNVAGLPTNSAGQPLLELAVIKPEKVYHYEVGVKTSPFKNSIFNLAFFKTDIKDFQTNVQAAELGVNRGYLANADKVRVQGVELDASFVISSHLTINGAATYTDGKYVKFTNAPLPLEETGAPVSFKDVSGSALPGASRWAGSLGGELSDQAKFFGNTGKVFLAVDSYARSEFSSSPSASKYLVVQGYAIFNARLGFRASQGLSVHFWGRNLLDKDYYEQLLPAGGNAGQYAGVLGDQRTYGVTLKYSL from the coding sequence ATGAAAACATCTATACAAAATATATTTACAATTTTATTCTTTTTAACCTTCTCTTTATCATTTGCTCAAAATATTGAAGGTGTAATTACAACTAATGAAAATATTCCTTTAGAAGCTGCCAACGTAGTAATAAAAGGAACTACATACAGTGCTGTAACAGACAACAGCGGAAAATTTGTCATCGATTCAAGAGGTCGTTTACCATTAACTTTATTAGTTCAGTACGTAGGTTATGTAACTGCTGAAATTGAAGTTACAGCAATACCGGTTAATCCAATTCAGATTTCATTAAAAGAAGAAAACGAACTTATTGAAGTAGTGGTATCTTCAAGACGCCGTATCGAAAAAGTTCAGGATGTACCAATCGCAGTATCGGTTATTACCGGAAAACAGGCCGAACAAACCGGAGCTTTCAACGTAAACCGTATTAAAGAATTAGTTCCTTCTGTACAACTTTACTCCTCTAATCCAAGAAATACAGGTATTAATATCAGAAGTTTAGGTTCTCCATTCGGATTAACTAATGACGGAATCGATCCTGGTGTTGGTTTCTATGTAGATGGTGTTTACTATGCACGTCCGGCTGCTACAACGCTTGACTTTATCGATGTAGAGCAAATTGAGGTTTTAAGAGGTCCGCAAGGTTCTTTATTTGGGAAAAACACCACTTCTGGAGCCTTTAACATTACCACTCGCAAACCAAGTTTTACTTCTGGTGCTGATTTCGAAGTAAGCTACGGAAATTTTGCTTTCCTGCAGGCCAAAGCATCTGTTACAGGAGCTTTAGGCAAAAAAGTAGCGGGCAGATTATCATTTTCAGGAACTCAAAGAGATGGTCTTGTTGATAATGTGGCAACAGGAAGAGCTACAAATACTTTAAACAATCAGGGAATCCGAGGTCAGTTACTTTGGACTCCAACAGAAAATACAAATATTATTTTAGCAGGAGATATTACAACGCAGCGTCCTGACGGATATGCGCAGGTAATTGCTGGTGTTGCTCCTACTCAAAGAGCGGCTTACCGTCAGTTTGATGCCATTATTGCCGATTTAAATTATCAGCTTCCAAGCCGAAATGCTTTTGACCGCAAAATCGATCAGGATACACCTTGGCGTTCAGGACAGGATATGGGAGGTGTTTCTTTTAATGTTGATACTAAAATTGGAGGCGGAACGCTTACCTCTACAACAGCATGGCGTTTCTGGAACTGGGATCCTTCAAATGATCGTGATTTTACAGGGCTTCAAGTATTGGCTAAATCTCAAAATCCAACCAGACAGACACAAATTACTCAGGAAGTTCGTTATGCCGGACAGTTAACCTCTAAATTAAGCGGTGTTGCAGGTGTGTTCTTTATCGATCAGACTTCGCAGACTGATGGTACAGAAGAGTCTGGAAATGCGCAATGGAGATTTTCTCAGAGTTCTACAAGTCCATTATGGAAAACTCCGGGGCTTTTTGAAGGTTACGGAATTAAGACAGATGCCAGAATCAGAGCTTCCAGCGCAGCTGTTTTTGGTCAGTTAGACTGGGCTATTACAAATCGTTTACACGTTTTGCCAGGTTTACGATATAATTTTGATAAAAAAGATGCTAGTTATTCCCGTACAACATACGGCGGATTACAAACGACAGATCCTGCTTTACTGGCTTTGAAAAAACAAGTTTACTCTGATCAGGCATTTGACTCAAGTACAGACAATACAGACTTTTCAGGGAACATAACGCTGACTTTTAAAGCAAGTGATAAAATCAATGCTTACGGAACTTTTGCAAAAAGCTACAAACCGGTTGGTGTAAACGTAGCTGGTCTTCCAACTAATTCTGCCGGTCAGCCTTTATTAGAACTAGCAGTTATTAAACCTGAAAAAGTATATCATTATGAGGTTGGTGTAAAAACATCGCCATTTAAAAACTCAATTTTCAATTTAGCGTTCTTTAAAACAGATATTAAAGATTTCCAAACCAACGTTCAGGCTGCTGAATTAGGCGTAAACCGCGGTTATCTTGCCAATGCCGATAAAGTACGTGTACAAGGTGTTGAGCTTGATGCAAGTTTTGTTATCAGTTCGCACTTAACTATAAACGGTGCTGCAACTTATACAGATGGTAAATATGTAAAATTTACAAATGCACCGCTTCCATTAGAAGAAACAGGAGCTCCGGTATCTTTCAAAGATGTTTCGGGTTCTGCCCTTCCGGGTGCTTCAAGGTGGGCAGGATCATTAGGCGGCGAACTTTCAGATCAGGCAAAATTCTTTGGTAACACAGGAAAAGTTTTCCTTGCTGTTGATTCTTACGCGCGTTCTGAATTTTCTTCAAGCCCTTCGGCTTCAAAATATTTAGTAGTTCAAGGTTATGCTATTTTTAATGCCCGTTTAGGTTTTCGTGCTTCTCAGGGATTATCGGTTCACTTTTGGGGACGTAACCTGTTAGATAAAGATTATTACGAGCAGTTATTGCCTGCAGGTGGTAACGCAGGACAATATGCTGGTGTTCTTGGTGATCAAAGAACTTATGGAGTTACTTTGAAGTATTCGCTGTAA